CAGGACGCGAGTGGTCTCCTGGAAGGAAGCTGCGGAGAGGAAGGAGTCGGTCTCCAGCGATGCCTTGGTGATCCCGAGCAGCGCCGGACGAGCCACAGCCGGATCGCCGTTTCCGCTGATCAGGACAGGCTGGTTCGCCTTCTCGAATTCATAGATGTCAACATACGTGCCCGGCAGCAGCGTGGTGTCGCCTGCGTCGATGATGCGGACTTTGCGCAGCATCTGGCGAACCATGACCTCGACGTGTTTGTCGTTGATCTCAACGCCCTGCAGACGGTATACGCGCTGTACTTCGCGCAGCAGGTACATCTGCACACCGTGGATGCCTTTGACCTTCAGCATGTCTTTCGGGTCAATGGAACCTTCGGTCAGCTCGTCGCCCGCCTCGATCACCTGGCCCTTGGTCACGCGGATGCGCGAGCCGTACGGAACCGGGTAGACCTTGACTTCCGCATTGCCGGCGACTTCGATCTCGCGCTTGTCTTTGACTTCGCGAATGTCAGACACGGTGCCGTCGATCTCGGTGATGATCGCCTGACCTTTCGGGTTGCGCGCTTCGAACAGCTCTTGGATACGCGGCAAACCTTGGGTGATGTCATCACCCGCAACGCCCCCGGTATGGAACGTACGCATGGTCAGCTGGGTACCCGGTTCGCCGATCGACTGTGCAGCGATGATGCCGACCGCTTCGCCGATCTCGACCATGTTGCCGGTCGCCAGGTTGCGGCCGTAGCAGTTGATGCAGACGCCGTGCTGGGTGCGGCAGGCGGTGACGGAACGGATGTAGACGCGCTCGATGTTCGCCGCGATGATCGTGCGGCCCATCTCTTCGTCGATCAGTTCGTTCATGTCGACGATCACTTCACCCGTCTCCGGATGAACGACCTGCTGGAAGGAAATGCGGCCGACGATGCGGTCGAACAATTCCTCGATGACTTCCTTGCCGTCGCGGATCTCTTCCGCCCAGACGCCTTTGTCGGTGCCGCAGTCTTGCTGGCGGACGATGACGTCTTGCGCGACGTCGACGAGGCGGCGGGTGAGATAACCGGAGTCGGCGGTGCGGAGCGCGGTATCGGCGAGACCTTTGCGGGCACCGTGCGTCGAGATGAAGTACTCGAGTACGGTGAGGCCTTCGCGGAAGTTCGACTTGATCGGCAACTCGATGATCCGGCCGGACGGGTTCGCCATCAGACCGCGCATCCCGGCGAGCTGGGTGATCTGCGATACGTTACCGCGCGCACCGGAGTGCGCCATCATGTAAATCGGGTTGTAGCGGTCCAGCGAGCCCATCAGCACAGACGTGATCTCGTCTTTTGCTTTCGACCAGACGGAGATGACGCGGTCATAGCGCTCGTCGTCGGTGATCAGGCCGCGGCGGAACTGCTTGGTGACCGATGCGACTTTCTCTTCCGCTTGCGTGATGATCTCATACTTCGCCGACGGCACGATGATGTCGGCCACGGAGATGGTGATCCCGGCTCTGGTCGAGAACTTGAACGCCATCGCCTTGATTCTGTCGAGCGTCTCCGAAGTGATCGTCGTTCCATAGCGGCGGAAGCATTCCGCGATAATCTGTCCGATGTAGCCTTTGACGACTGCCGACTGCGGTTCCATCGCAGCAGCTGCCGCACGGAAGTCGGACGACTTGTCGAAGATAAAGAACTCATCCGGAGTCCCTTTGAGCAGGTTCTCCTTCTTCGCGGAGTTGATGTACGGGAAGTCGGCCGGGAAGATTTCGTTGAAGACGATCTTGCCCGGGGTGGTGATCAGGTATGAATCATGCTGCTGCGGAGTGAACGAGGTCTTGCCGAGCACTTTCGCCGGGATGATGATCCGGGTGTGCAGCGACACTTGACCCATGTCGTACGCGAGCAGCGCTTCTGTCGTCGAGTGGAACACGCGTCCTTCGCCCGGTTCGCCTACGCGGTCCATGGTCAGGTAGTACGAGCCGAGAACCATGTCCTGCGTCGGGGTGACGACCGGTTTGCCGTCTTTCGGGTTGAGGATGTTGTGTGCTGCCAGCATCAGGAGGCGCGCTTCTGCCTGCGCTTCTGCGGAGAGCGGAACGTGCACAGCCATCTGGTCGCCGTCAAAGTCGGCGTTGTATGCCGTACAGACGAGCGGATGCAGTTTGATCGCGCGGCCTTCGACCAGCGTCGGTTCGAACGCCTGGATGCCCAGACGGTGCAAGGTTGGTGCGCGGTTGAGCAGCACCGGATGCTCCCTGATCACCTCTTCGAGCACATCCCAGACTTCTGCCGAGACGCGTTCGACTTTGCGCTTCGCGCTCTTGATGTTGTGCGCGAGGCCTTTGGCGACCAGTTCCTT
This genomic stretch from Tumebacillus sp. BK434 harbors:
- the rpoC gene encoding DNA-directed RNA polymerase subunit beta' yields the protein MLDVNNFEYMKIGLASPEKIRSWSHGEVKKPETINYRTLKPEKEGLFCEKIFGPTRDWECHCGKYKRVRYKGVVCDRCGVEVTRAKVRRERMGHIELAAPVSHIWYFKGIPSRMGLVLDMSPRSLEEVIYFASYVVTSAGDTPLEYKQLLSEKEYRSYREKYGYAFEAGMGAEAIKKLLLQVEVEKEVVQLKEELKTAQGQRRNRAIKRLEVMEAFRTSTNAPSWMILDVLPVIPPELRPMVQLDGGRFATSDLNDLYRRVINRNNRLKRLLDLGAPDIIVQNEKRMLQEAVDALIDNGRRGRPVTGPGNRPLKSLSHMLKGKQGRFRQNLLGKRVDYSGRSVIVVGPHLRMYQCGLPKEMALELFKPFVMKELVAKGLAHNIKSAKRKVERVSAEVWDVLEEVIREHPVLLNRAPTLHRLGIQAFEPTLVEGRAIKLHPLVCTAYNADFDGDQMAVHVPLSAEAQAEARLLMLAAHNILNPKDGKPVVTPTQDMVLGSYYLTMDRVGEPGEGRVFHSTTEALLAYDMGQVSLHTRIIIPAKVLGKTSFTPQQHDSYLITTPGKIVFNEIFPADFPYINSAKKENLLKGTPDEFFIFDKSSDFRAAAAAMEPQSAVVKGYIGQIIAECFRRYGTTITSETLDRIKAMAFKFSTRAGITISVADIIVPSAKYEIITQAEEKVASVTKQFRRGLITDDERYDRVISVWSKAKDEITSVLMGSLDRYNPIYMMAHSGARGNVSQITQLAGMRGLMANPSGRIIELPIKSNFREGLTVLEYFISTHGARKGLADTALRTADSGYLTRRLVDVAQDVIVRQQDCGTDKGVWAEEIRDGKEVIEELFDRIVGRISFQQVVHPETGEVIVDMNELIDEEMGRTIIAANIERVYIRSVTACRTQHGVCINCYGRNLATGNMVEIGEAVGIIAAQSIGEPGTQLTMRTFHTGGVAGDDITQGLPRIQELFEARNPKGQAIITEIDGTVSDIREVKDKREIEVAGNAEVKVYPVPYGSRIRVTKGQVIEAGDELTEGSIDPKDMLKVKGIHGVQMYLLREVQRVYRLQGVEINDKHVEVMVRQMLRKVRIIDAGDTTLLPGTYVDIYEFEKANQPVLISGNGDPAVARPALLGITKASLETDSFLSAASFQETTRVLTEAAIKGKVDRLLGLKENVIIGKLVPAGTGMSRYRNIKIEDGTETDEETLSTEGGYSDEIAGSELETVETVVE